A single window of Cytobacillus dafuensis DNA harbors:
- the mbcS gene encoding acyl-CoA synthetase MbcS, translating into MKREDLLAPEKYNLVSEIERFACDSERLAIRWEGEQGEKSEITYKELIRNANKIGNIFINHGLKKGDVLLIIVPRLIEAYQVYIAALKAGLVVIPSSEMLREKDLQYRITHGDVKGIISYYPYVEQFTEVKEAEQLAKFVIGGQAENWIDLDDAMKAASDKLDMAETKQDDMAFLSYTSGTTGNPKGAVHTHGWAFAHLRTAAPNWLCIEEGDTVWATAGPGWQKWIWSPFLSVLGSGATGFVYNGKFEPKKYLQLLQNYDVNVLCCTPTEYRIMAKADNIHEYKLPHLRSAVSAGEPLNREVIDIFKKHFNVNVRDGYGQTENTLLVGVTKGMDLKAGSMGKPTPGNRVEIINEDGEPCEVNEVGDIAVHIETPALFKNYYKDPERTAMQFRGDYYITGDKAKKDEEGYFWFEGRGDDIIISSGYTIGPFEVEDALVKHPFVKECAVVASPDEVRGHIVKAFVVLQDGVDEEDLNLIKVLQDHVKELTAPYKYPRKIEFISELPKTTSGKIRRIELRKQEMEATTN; encoded by the coding sequence ATGAAGCGCGAAGACTTACTGGCTCCAGAGAAGTATAATCTTGTATCGGAGATAGAGCGTTTTGCATGTGATTCTGAGAGGCTGGCGATCAGATGGGAAGGCGAGCAAGGGGAAAAGAGTGAAATCACTTACAAAGAACTGATTCGTAATGCAAATAAAATTGGGAACATTTTTATCAATCATGGGTTAAAAAAAGGTGATGTTCTTCTTATAATTGTTCCACGATTAATAGAAGCTTACCAAGTATATATAGCTGCTTTAAAAGCTGGACTTGTCGTAATACCAAGCTCTGAAATGCTACGAGAAAAAGATTTACAATATAGAATTACTCACGGTGATGTGAAGGGAATTATTAGCTATTATCCATATGTCGAACAGTTTACGGAAGTAAAGGAAGCGGAGCAACTTGCGAAGTTTGTTATCGGCGGTCAAGCAGAAAATTGGATAGATCTAGATGACGCCATGAAAGCTGCATCTGATAAGCTAGACATGGCAGAGACGAAACAGGATGATATGGCTTTCTTATCCTATACATCTGGAACAACTGGAAATCCGAAAGGAGCCGTTCATACTCATGGTTGGGCATTTGCACATCTTCGGACGGCTGCTCCAAACTGGCTATGCATTGAAGAGGGCGATACAGTTTGGGCAACAGCAGGACCTGGCTGGCAAAAGTGGATTTGGAGTCCATTCTTATCTGTACTAGGCTCTGGTGCTACAGGGTTCGTGTATAATGGAAAGTTTGAACCGAAAAAGTATTTACAGCTTCTCCAGAATTATGATGTAAATGTTCTTTGCTGTACACCGACAGAGTACCGAATTATGGCGAAAGCAGATAATATCCATGAATACAAACTCCCTCACCTTCGAAGTGCTGTTTCGGCAGGAGAGCCATTGAACCGAGAAGTGATCGATATATTTAAGAAGCATTTTAATGTGAATGTACGAGATGGATATGGACAAACCGAAAACACACTGCTAGTTGGTGTTACGAAAGGTATGGATTTAAAGGCTGGTTCTATGGGCAAGCCAACACCGGGAAACAGAGTTGAAATCATTAACGAAGATGGAGAACCTTGTGAAGTAAATGAAGTTGGTGATATCGCTGTTCATATAGAAACACCAGCGTTATTTAAAAACTATTATAAAGATCCTGAAAGAACAGCTATGCAGTTCCGAGGAGATTACTACATCACAGGAGATAAAGCAAAAAAGGATGAAGAAGGCTATTTCTGGTTCGAAGGCCGTGGAGATGATATTATTATTAGCTCTGGCTACACGATTGGACCATTCGAAGTAGAAGATGCGCTTGTCAAGCATCCTTTTGTTAAGGAATGCGCTGTTGTAGCAAGTCCTGATGAGGTTCGCGGGCATATTGTAAAAGCATTTGTTGTCTTACAGGATGGGGTAGATGAAGAGGATCTGAATCTTATTAAAGTACTTCAAGACCATGTAAAAGAATTGACAGCGCCATATAAATACCCAAGAAAAATTGAGTTTATATCTGAACTTCCGAAAACAACTTCTGGAAAAATTAGACGTATTGAACTTAGGAAACAAGAAATGGAAGCAACTACAAATTAA
- a CDS encoding alpha/beta-type small acid-soluble spore protein, translating to MANNSSNQLLVAGVQQALDQMKYEIATEFGVNLGADTTSRANGSVGGEITKRLVQMAEQQLGGFQR from the coding sequence ATGGCAAACAACAGTTCAAACCAACTTCTAGTTGCTGGAGTACAGCAAGCTCTTGATCAAATGAAGTATGAAATTGCTACTGAGTTTGGAGTAAACCTTGGTGCAGATACAACTTCTCGTGCTAACGGTTCAGTTGGAGGAGAAATCACAAAGCGTTTAGTACAAATGGCTGAACAGCAATTAGGTGGTTTCCAAAGATAA
- the thiI gene encoding tRNA uracil 4-sulfurtransferase ThiI, which produces MNYDRILIRYGELSTKGRNRKHFIDKLKRNIKQVLRDFENVKIEGNRERMFVLLNGENGTEIIDRLKNVFGIQSFSPAIKVDKNLENMKDAALTLFKNQYKDGNTFKITTKRADKKFILNTDEINHTFGAHFLKNIPGLKVNVKTPDINLQIEVREEAVYLSCENILGAGGLPVGSSGKSMLMLSGGIDSPVAGYLSMKRGLEMEAVHFYSPPFTSERSKQKVIDLTEKLANISGGILLHIVPFTEIQQLIQQQVPENYTMTTTRRMMLRITDEIRRKKEGLAIITGESLGQVASQTLESMFAINDVTNTPILRPLITMDKSEIINIAEKIDTFEISNRPYEDCCTVFVPSSPKTKPKREKVRYFESYTDFDPYISKAVENTETILITPQTVKQESFEDLF; this is translated from the coding sequence ATGAATTATGATCGCATTCTAATCCGATATGGGGAACTATCAACAAAGGGAAGAAATCGGAAACATTTTATTGATAAATTGAAGAGAAATATTAAGCAAGTTTTACGTGATTTTGAAAATGTAAAAATTGAAGGAAACAGAGAAAGAATGTTTGTCCTTTTGAATGGGGAAAACGGTACTGAAATTATCGACCGCTTAAAGAATGTGTTCGGCATACAATCTTTTAGTCCAGCAATTAAAGTAGATAAAAATCTAGAAAATATGAAGGATGCTGCTCTTACCCTGTTCAAAAATCAATATAAAGATGGAAATACCTTTAAAATTACAACAAAAAGAGCAGATAAAAAATTTATTCTCAATACAGACGAAATAAATCATACATTCGGCGCACATTTTCTTAAAAATATTCCAGGGTTAAAGGTTAATGTCAAAACCCCAGATATTAATCTTCAAATCGAGGTTCGCGAGGAAGCGGTGTACTTGTCCTGTGAAAATATTCTAGGTGCAGGAGGTCTTCCGGTTGGATCAAGCGGAAAATCCATGCTCATGCTTTCAGGAGGAATTGATAGCCCAGTAGCGGGATATTTATCCATGAAAAGAGGGCTTGAAATGGAGGCTGTTCATTTCTACAGTCCACCATTTACGAGTGAGCGTTCAAAACAAAAGGTTATCGATTTAACTGAAAAACTGGCTAATATTAGTGGAGGCATCCTTCTTCATATCGTTCCATTTACCGAAATTCAACAGCTAATTCAGCAGCAGGTTCCAGAAAATTATACAATGACAACAACAAGAAGAATGATGCTGCGAATTACAGATGAAATTAGAAGAAAAAAGGAAGGATTGGCGATTATTACTGGGGAAAGTCTCGGCCAGGTTGCAAGTCAGACCCTTGAGAGTATGTTTGCGATCAATGATGTCACAAACACACCGATTTTACGACCATTAATTACAATGGACAAATCTGAGATCATTAATATTGCAGAAAAAATTGATACATTTGAAATATCTAATCGCCCATATGAGGATTGCTGCACGGTTTTTGTACCATCATCACCGAAAACAAAGCCAAAACGGGAAAAAGTGAGGTACTTTGAGAGCTATACTGATTTTGATCCGTATATTTCAAAAGCAGTAGAAAATACGGAAACAATCCTAATTACTCCTCAAACTGTGAAACAAGAATCGTTTGAAGATTTATTTTAA
- a CDS encoding cysteine desulfurase family protein has product MIYFDNSSTTKPYQEVMDSFRKVSLEYFGNPSSLHSMGAKSEKLLFQAREQVARLLKVQTNEIFFTSGGTESNNIAIKGAALMHRGRGRHLITTEIEHPSVRESMEQLKELGFRITYIPVDHNGIININDIADAITDETILVSVMHVNNEIGSIQAIKEIGQLLKKHSKILFHVDHVQGIGKVPLSISECFVDLCTISGHKFHGLKGTGALFIRNGVKISSLISGGGQEWKLRSGTENVAGMVAMARALRLTFQQQEKHLDKMIKIKDFLRRELEMIQGVTIHTPLNQSAPHILNFSIKGFKAEVFVHALEEKEMFVSTTSACSSKKQKASSTLLAIGVPEDEALSAIRISLSYENTLEEAAQFIEAVKETVKRLREVMK; this is encoded by the coding sequence ATGATTTATTTTGATAATAGTTCTACAACCAAGCCTTATCAAGAAGTTATGGATTCATTTCGCAAAGTTTCTTTAGAGTACTTTGGCAATCCCTCTTCTTTGCATAGCATGGGTGCTAAGTCAGAAAAGCTCCTATTTCAAGCTAGAGAGCAAGTGGCCAGGCTGCTAAAGGTTCAAACAAATGAGATCTTTTTTACATCAGGTGGTACGGAAAGCAATAATATTGCTATTAAAGGGGCAGCTCTTATGCATCGAGGAAGAGGCCGTCATCTGATCACAACGGAAATAGAACATCCTTCCGTAAGAGAATCAATGGAACAATTAAAAGAGCTTGGATTTAGGATAACCTATATCCCAGTTGATCATAACGGAATCATAAATATTAACGATATTGCGGATGCAATTACTGATGAAACGATTTTAGTTTCTGTCATGCATGTTAATAATGAGATTGGATCTATTCAGGCAATTAAAGAGATCGGCCAGCTCCTAAAGAAGCATTCGAAAATACTTTTTCATGTTGATCATGTTCAAGGTATTGGAAAGGTTCCACTTTCGATCTCTGAGTGTTTTGTAGATCTGTGCACTATTTCAGGCCATAAATTTCATGGTTTAAAAGGGACAGGCGCACTGTTTATCCGAAATGGTGTAAAAATCTCTTCGTTAATTTCTGGTGGTGGCCAAGAATGGAAGCTTAGAAGTGGCACGGAAAATGTGGCCGGAATGGTAGCAATGGCTAGAGCACTAAGGTTAACATTCCAGCAACAAGAAAAACACTTAGATAAAATGATTAAAATAAAGGATTTTTTAAGGAGAGAATTGGAAATGATACAAGGGGTTACAATTCATACCCCACTTAACCAATCAGCTCCTCATATTTTGAATTTTTCAATTAAGGGCTTCAAGGCTGAAGTTTTTGTCCATGCACTTGAGGAAAAAGAAATGTTTGTATCAACGACAAGTGCTTGCTCATCTAAAAAACAGAAGGCAAGCAGCACTTTACTAGCAATAGGAGTCCCAGAGGATGAAGCTTTGAGTGCCATTAGGATAAGTTTATCCTATGAAAATACCCTAGAAGAGGCTGCTCAGTTTATTGAAGCGGTTAAAGAAACAGTTAAAAGGCTAAGAGAGGTAATGAAATAA
- the brnQ gene encoding branched-chain amino acid transport system II carrier protein, which translates to MNKNLSSKQIMAVGLMLFALFFGAGNMIFPPFLGQEAGSNMWTAIIGFLITGVGLPLLAIIAIAKAGDVQTMASRVHPVYGIVFPVVMYLVIGPLFAIPRTGTVSFEIGVLPFLSENASSSRWPLLIFSIVFFFVTALLAMNPTKLVDTIGKILTPALLIILGIIVVKSLITPLGEPHAPVGPYADGPLFKGFVEGYLTMDTIAALVFGIIVISSIKGLGVTNKKSLTKICVQAGIIAATGLVIVYLSLAYIGSTAPDTLGTQENGGAILSGAANYLFGSFGSIILGLAILFACLTTSIGLVSACAEYFSKLMPRFSYKTIVIIFSIFSTIIANIGLTQLIKFSVPVLVIIYPLAIVLIVLSFLHNAFKGSSIVYIWALIPTGIISLIDGLNAAGLNMTAITDALNFLPLFDQGIGWIVPAILGAIVGYVISLASGTAEETITN; encoded by the coding sequence ATGAATAAAAATTTATCTTCGAAGCAAATCATGGCCGTTGGTCTTATGTTATTTGCTTTATTTTTTGGTGCTGGAAATATGATTTTCCCGCCATTTTTAGGTCAAGAAGCAGGAAGCAATATGTGGACTGCTATTATTGGATTTTTAATAACCGGGGTAGGATTACCACTTCTTGCAATTATTGCCATCGCAAAAGCCGGTGATGTTCAAACGATGGCCAGTAGGGTTCATCCTGTTTATGGGATTGTATTCCCAGTCGTGATGTATTTAGTCATTGGACCATTATTTGCAATTCCTAGGACTGGGACTGTTTCCTTCGAAATCGGTGTTTTACCGTTCCTATCTGAAAACGCTTCCAGCAGCCGTTGGCCATTACTTATTTTTTCGATTGTTTTCTTTTTTGTTACAGCATTACTTGCGATGAATCCAACTAAGCTAGTAGACACAATTGGAAAGATATTAACACCAGCTTTACTAATTATATTAGGAATCATCGTTGTTAAAAGTCTAATTACTCCATTAGGTGAGCCGCATGCACCTGTAGGTCCTTATGCAGATGGTCCTTTATTTAAAGGGTTCGTTGAAGGCTATTTAACAATGGATACGATTGCCGCTCTTGTATTTGGGATTATTGTCATTAGCTCAATAAAAGGGCTAGGTGTTACAAATAAAAAATCATTGACAAAGATTTGTGTACAAGCTGGTATAATTGCTGCAACAGGTCTTGTCATCGTTTATCTTTCTTTAGCTTATATCGGTTCAACTGCACCAGATACTTTAGGGACTCAGGAAAATGGTGGAGCTATTCTCTCAGGAGCTGCCAATTACTTGTTCGGATCATTTGGATCTATCATACTTGGATTAGCGATTTTATTTGCTTGTTTAACGACTTCAATCGGTCTTGTGTCAGCTTGCGCAGAGTATTTTTCAAAGCTTATGCCACGTTTTTCTTACAAAACTATAGTTATAATTTTCTCAATCTTTAGTACAATCATAGCAAATATAGGTTTAACACAGCTTATTAAGTTCTCGGTTCCTGTGTTAGTTATTATTTATCCACTAGCAATTGTTTTAATTGTCCTATCCTTTTTGCATAATGCATTTAAAGGTTCTTCAATCGTATATATATGGGCCTTAATTCCAACAGGTATCATTAGCTTAATTGATGGTTTAAATGCAGCAGGATTAAACATGACAGCTATTACTGATGCACTTAATTTCTTACCGCTATTCGATCAAGGAATTGGCTGGATTGTACCTGCCATTTTAGGAGCGATTGTCGGATATGTAATTTCTTTAGCTTCTGGTACTGCTGAGGAAACGATTACAAATTAA
- the ezrA gene encoding septation ring formation regulator EzrA, with the protein MEYIIGGIVIVIGLFFTGFILKKKHYKEIDRLETWKMDIVNRPVLDEMSKVKQLNMTGQTEELFERWRTEWDDIVTAQLPNVEDYLFDAEEFIDKYRFKRAKEVQRSIVKYLNEIEESIQNLLNELNELVGSEEKNRTEIEELKDIYRESKKTLLAHHHTYGKAAEILEQQLDNAFTKFEDYEEKTENGNYLEAREIVLTIKGNLEEIKSKMDVIPTLLVECQSKMPTQLKELTEGFKEMASQGFILDHIQFDKELVRIEQEITNYLSSVEKAEITDAEKGISEIKDNIDLLYDLLEEEVHSKHYIGQQNETTKNMLYTNKEINKQLKDELGLVRQSYHITDKDNEIQSNLEKKLTKIFKRFEILEHNIATKSTAHSILKAELEEIKAHIEEIEEEHAKFAEKLQALRKDEITARESVQDLRKKLADTVRLVSKSNVPGLPQDYQYLMEDTKESIENVFVKLDEKPLNIPVVQQYLEVAVLTVEKMVNMTNDMIETVMFVEKVIQYGNRYRRRYPSVEQGLHDAEISFRSYDYKTALEQAATAIEEIDPGAMQKIEVIISEL; encoded by the coding sequence ATGGAATACATAATTGGCGGAATCGTCATTGTAATAGGACTATTTTTTACAGGATTTATATTAAAGAAAAAACATTATAAAGAAATTGATCGGTTAGAAACATGGAAGATGGATATTGTGAATCGCCCTGTTCTCGATGAAATGTCGAAGGTGAAGCAATTAAATATGACAGGTCAAACGGAAGAACTATTTGAGCGCTGGAGAACGGAATGGGATGATATTGTTACAGCTCAGCTGCCAAATGTTGAGGACTATTTATTCGATGCGGAAGAATTTATTGATAAATATCGTTTTAAAAGAGCAAAAGAAGTTCAAAGATCAATTGTAAAATATTTAAATGAAATCGAAGAGAGCATTCAAAATTTATTAAATGAGTTGAATGAACTTGTTGGAAGTGAAGAGAAAAATAGGACGGAGATTGAAGAGCTTAAAGATATATACCGTGAAAGCAAGAAAACATTACTTGCTCATCACCATACATATGGGAAAGCCGCTGAAATTCTTGAACAGCAACTAGATAATGCCTTCACAAAGTTCGAAGACTACGAAGAAAAAACTGAAAATGGCAACTATCTTGAAGCAAGAGAAATTGTTTTAACGATAAAAGGAAATCTAGAAGAAATCAAAAGTAAAATGGATGTAATACCGACATTACTTGTTGAATGTCAATCGAAAATGCCAACTCAATTAAAAGAGCTTACAGAGGGCTTTAAAGAAATGGCGAGTCAAGGCTTTATCCTCGATCATATCCAATTTGATAAAGAGCTGGTAAGAATTGAGCAGGAAATAACAAATTATTTAAGTAGTGTTGAAAAAGCAGAAATTACAGATGCTGAAAAGGGTATAAGTGAAATTAAAGACAATATTGATTTGCTCTATGATTTACTTGAGGAAGAAGTTCATTCAAAGCATTACATTGGCCAGCAGAACGAGACTACAAAAAATATGTTATATACTAACAAAGAAATTAACAAACAACTAAAAGATGAATTAGGCCTTGTTCGTCAGAGCTATCATATTACAGATAAGGATAATGAGATTCAAAGCAATTTAGAAAAGAAGTTAACGAAAATTTTTAAGAGATTCGAAATCCTTGAACATAACATTGCTACAAAAAGTACCGCACACTCTATATTAAAGGCAGAACTTGAAGAGATAAAAGCACATATAGAAGAAATTGAAGAAGAACATGCTAAGTTTGCTGAAAAGTTGCAAGCCTTAAGAAAAGACGAAATAACTGCACGCGAGAGTGTTCAAGACTTAAGAAAAAAATTAGCTGATACAGTAAGGCTTGTTTCAAAAAGTAATGTGCCAGGTCTTCCTCAAGATTATCAATATTTAATGGAGGATACCAAGGAAAGTATTGAAAATGTCTTTGTTAAGTTGGATGAAAAACCATTAAATATCCCAGTTGTACAACAATACTTAGAGGTTGCTGTCCTTACAGTAGAAAAGATGGTTAACATGACAAATGATATGATTGAAACAGTCATGTTTGTAGAAAAAGTCATTCAATATGGAAATAGATATCGAAGAAGATATCCTTCTGTTGAACAAGGATTGCATGATGCTGAGATCTCTTTCAGGAGCTATGATTACAAAACAGCTTTAGAACAAGCAGCGACCGCAATTGAGGAAATCGATCCTGGTGCAATGCAGAAAATAGAAGTAATAATAAGTGAACTTTAA
- the hisJ gene encoding histidinol-phosphatase HisJ — MIKDGHIHTSFCPHGTQDSLEGYVEKAIELGFKEISFTEHAPLPEGFKDPTPAKDSAMKMEDLGFYFEEISRVKSIYKEKIKINTGLEVDFIEGFERETTNFLNQFGHQLDDSILSVHFLKYGSEYECLDYSPETFGTMIQKYGSINEVYSVYFKTLLQSIHCELGPCKPKRIGHITLVKKFQKKFPSERDFTPEILEVLSAIQKKGYEIDYNGAGYSKPLCKEPYPPNWVVKEAMHRDINLVYGSDAHQIKELGQGKHTMLF, encoded by the coding sequence ATGATAAAAGATGGACATATTCATACATCATTTTGTCCGCATGGCACACAAGACTCGTTGGAGGGGTATGTGGAAAAAGCGATTGAACTCGGTTTTAAAGAAATTTCTTTTACTGAGCATGCCCCGTTACCAGAAGGGTTTAAAGATCCTACCCCTGCCAAGGACAGCGCTATGAAAATGGAGGATTTGGGATTTTATTTTGAGGAAATTAGCAGAGTGAAATCCATTTATAAAGAAAAAATAAAAATCAATACAGGTCTTGAAGTTGATTTTATCGAGGGATTTGAACGCGAGACTACGAATTTTTTAAATCAGTTCGGCCACCAATTAGATGATTCCATATTATCTGTGCATTTTTTAAAGTATGGAAGCGAATACGAATGTTTGGACTATAGTCCAGAAACATTTGGTACGATGATTCAAAAATATGGCTCCATTAATGAAGTATACAGTGTTTACTTTAAGACATTGCTTCAATCCATACATTGTGAATTAGGCCCTTGTAAACCGAAAAGGATAGGTCATATTACATTGGTGAAAAAATTTCAAAAGAAATTTCCTTCCGAAAGGGACTTTACTCCTGAGATATTAGAGGTGCTTTCAGCTATCCAAAAAAAGGGCTATGAAATTGACTATAATGGAGCTGGGTATTCCAAGCCTCTTTGTAAAGAACCATATCCTCCCAATTGGGTTGTAAAGGAAGCGATGCATAGAGATATTAACCTTGTCTATGGTTCTGATGCTCACCAAATTAAAGAACTCGGCCAAGGTAAACATACCATGCTATTTTGA
- the refZ gene encoding forespore capture DNA-binding protein RefZ: MIKNGKEAIVTAAIALFNSNGFDGTSIRDIAKKAKVNPANISYYFESKNGLLEHCFTAFFEGYVDSIEKGFSLLDQGAANCLKKIAENIMYYQYENIHLTRMVLREISIDSQVVREIMSTYLMKERFYLSKVMERGVKTREFRTLTSNYMILQLKGLLSMPFLNTQYMTEVLHMLPNEKYFAEKYILEIFHWIDGVLCNREIDRFYLAVK; this comes from the coding sequence ATGATTAAAAATGGAAAAGAGGCAATTGTTACAGCTGCAATCGCTTTATTTAATTCAAATGGTTTTGACGGTACATCCATTCGTGATATTGCTAAAAAGGCAAAGGTGAATCCTGCAAATATTTCCTACTATTTTGAAAGTAAAAACGGATTGCTGGAGCATTGTTTTACTGCTTTCTTTGAAGGGTATGTCGATAGTATTGAAAAGGGTTTTTCTCTACTAGATCAAGGCGCTGCTAATTGTTTGAAAAAAATAGCAGAAAACATCATGTATTACCAATATGAAAACATTCATCTTACAAGGATGGTTTTAAGGGAAATTTCGATTGACTCTCAAGTTGTTCGTGAAATTATGTCTACCTATTTGATGAAAGAAAGGTTTTATTTAAGTAAGGTGATGGAAAGAGGAGTAAAGACAAGAGAGTTTCGGACGCTAACATCTAATTATATGATATTGCAGTTAAAGGGATTATTAAGTATGCCTTTTTTGAATACACAATATATGACTGAGGTTCTCCATATGTTGCCTAATGAAAAATATTTTGCAGAAAAATACATTCTAGAAATATTCCATTGGATCGATGGAGTTCTATGTAATCGAGAAATCGACAGGTTCTATCTTGCTGTAAAGTAA
- a CDS encoding GAF domain-containing protein, whose translation MFKVENYRGSQEENYSVVKKQLAALLDGETNRIANLSNASALLNQFLDRINWVGFYLLEDSELVLGPFQGLPACVRIPIGKGVCGTAAKNKETVRVDDVHLFPGHIACDAASQSEIVVPLIKDGGIIGVLDIDSPVKKRFDEVDQRELEEFTKILVSYL comes from the coding sequence ATGTTTAAAGTCGAAAATTATCGTGGCAGCCAAGAAGAAAATTATTCAGTAGTGAAGAAACAGCTTGCTGCATTGCTAGATGGTGAGACGAATCGAATTGCGAACTTGAGCAATGCATCTGCTTTACTAAATCAATTTCTAGATCGAATTAATTGGGTTGGATTTTATTTACTAGAAGATTCTGAGCTCGTATTAGGCCCATTCCAAGGCCTTCCTGCATGTGTCAGAATTCCGATAGGCAAAGGCGTTTGCGGTACTGCAGCGAAGAATAAGGAGACAGTGCGTGTAGATGATGTACACCTATTCCCTGGCCATATCGCCTGTGATGCTGCATCACAATCAGAGATAGTTGTTCCGCTCATTAAGGATGGAGGCATTATTGGTGTATTAGATATAGATTCTCCTGTGAAAAAACGCTTTGATGAGGTTGATCAAAGAGAATTAGAAGAGTTTACGAAAATACTTGTTTCATACTTATAA
- the megL gene encoding methionine gamma-lyase, producing the protein MKEKKAIKFETKVIHEGYDAHKHSGSLVPPIFQTSTFIFESAQQGEKRFAGEEEGFIYSRLGNPTVKMLEERIAALENGEAALAFGSGMAAVSAVLIAMTNTGDHILCSQGIYGCTFGLLEMMNEKYKITHDFSAMETREQLLEAIRTETVCIYVETPINPTMKLVDLQMVAEVAKEKGIPVVVDNTFCSPYLQNPISLGCDVVIHSATKYICGHGDVIAGLVVGTKEFISKVAMTTQKDIGGVISPFDAWLLLRGLKSLAVRMDRHCENTEKLANYLLEHPKVEKVYYPGDFRNSEYEIAQKQMRKPGGMISFTLKGNKETAQSFMNNLEMIKIAVSLGDAETLIQHPATMTHAVVPRESRKNMGIDDSLLRLSVGLESWEDMRDDLEQALEKI; encoded by the coding sequence ATGAAAGAAAAGAAGGCAATTAAATTTGAAACAAAAGTAATCCATGAAGGTTATGATGCACATAAGCATAGCGGAAGTCTTGTTCCTCCTATTTTCCAAACTTCAACATTTATCTTCGAGTCAGCTCAGCAAGGGGAAAAGCGTTTTGCAGGTGAAGAAGAAGGCTTTATTTATTCTAGACTTGGAAATCCAACGGTAAAAATGTTAGAAGAAAGAATTGCTGCTCTCGAAAATGGAGAGGCCGCACTTGCATTTGGGTCTGGAATGGCTGCTGTATCTGCTGTTTTGATTGCTATGACCAACACGGGAGATCATATTTTATGCTCTCAAGGTATATATGGCTGTACCTTTGGATTGCTGGAAATGATGAATGAAAAATATAAAATTACCCATGATTTTTCTGCAATGGAAACGAGAGAACAGCTTCTAGAGGCCATACGTACAGAAACAGTTTGTATATATGTGGAAACACCAATAAATCCAACAATGAAGCTAGTAGATTTACAAATGGTGGCTGAGGTAGCTAAAGAAAAAGGAATTCCAGTAGTAGTGGATAATACCTTCTGTTCCCCATATTTGCAAAACCCAATTTCTCTTGGCTGCGATGTTGTCATTCATAGTGCGACAAAGTATATTTGCGGTCACGGGGATGTAATTGCTGGACTTGTGGTAGGAACAAAAGAGTTTATTAGCAAAGTAGCAATGACTACACAAAAGGATATAGGCGGTGTCATTTCTCCATTCGATGCTTGGCTATTACTGAGAGGATTAAAATCCCTTGCGGTTAGAATGGATCGGCACTGTGAGAATACTGAGAAATTAGCAAACTATTTATTGGAACATCCTAAAGTAGAAAAAGTATATTATCCGGGAGATTTTCGAAATTCTGAGTATGAAATAGCACAAAAACAAATGAGAAAACCTGGTGGGATGATTTCTTTTACATTGAAAGGAAATAAAGAAACAGCCCAATCATTTATGAATAATTTAGAAATGATAAAAATAGCCGTCAGCCTAGGTGATGCAGAAACATTAATCCAGCATCCTGCAACAATGACCCACGCAGTCGTTCCAAGAGAATCTCGTAAGAATATGGGAATCGATGACTCATTATTAAGACTATCAGTTGGTCTTGAGTCATGGGAGGATATGCGGGATGATTTAGAGCAGGCACTGGAAAAGATATAA